From Variovorax sp. PMC12, the proteins below share one genomic window:
- a CDS encoding ATP-binding cassette domain-containing protein: MSAVLKDIQPQAPSPAIPGGVRLEARGLHKRYGAREVLRNTRLAIEPGQFIAIVGRSGCGKSTLLRLIAGLEEPTSGGLYTDGKQVHGLHDDTRIMFQEARLLPWRRVLDNVTLGLSNDAKARGKEVLAQVGLADRENEWPARLSGGQRQRVALARALVHHPRLLLLDEPLGALDALTRIEMHRLIENLWQRHRFTALLVTHDVQEAVALADRVILIEDGRIALDENIALARPRSQGDPAFAAIEKRILDRVLQKPEDTAPESTDASWLTTPAHALRWAI; encoded by the coding sequence ATGAGTGCCGTCCTGAAAGACATCCAACCCCAGGCCCCCTCGCCGGCGATTCCCGGCGGCGTGCGCCTGGAAGCGCGCGGCCTGCACAAGCGCTACGGCGCGCGCGAGGTGCTGCGCAACACCCGGCTCGCCATCGAGCCCGGCCAGTTCATCGCCATCGTCGGACGCAGCGGCTGCGGCAAGAGCACGCTGCTGCGGCTCATCGCCGGGCTGGAGGAGCCGACCTCCGGCGGGCTCTACACCGACGGCAAGCAGGTGCACGGCCTGCACGACGACACCCGCATCATGTTCCAGGAGGCGCGCCTCCTGCCGTGGCGCCGCGTGCTCGACAACGTGACGCTGGGCCTGTCGAACGATGCCAAGGCGCGCGGCAAGGAGGTGCTCGCGCAGGTCGGCCTGGCCGACCGCGAGAACGAATGGCCGGCGCGCCTGTCGGGCGGCCAGCGGCAGCGCGTGGCACTGGCGCGTGCGCTGGTGCACCACCCGCGCCTGCTGCTGCTGGACGAGCCGCTGGGCGCGCTGGATGCGTTGACGCGCATCGAGATGCACCGGCTCATCGAGAACCTGTGGCAGCGCCACCGCTTCACCGCGCTGCTGGTGACGCACGACGTGCAGGAAGCCGTGGCGCTGGCCGACCGCGTGATCCTCATCGAGGACGGCCGCATCGCGCTCGACGAGAACATCGCGCTGGCCCGCCCACGCTCGCAGGGCGACCCGGCCTTCGCCGCAATCGAGAAACGAATCCTCGACAGGGTGCTGCAGAAGCCGGAAGACACCGCGCCCGAGAGCACCGACGCCAGCTGGCTCACGACACCGGCGCACGCATTGCGCTGGGCGATCTGA
- a CDS encoding O-acetylhomoserine aminocarboxypropyltransferase/cysteine synthase family protein → MSQNWKFETLSVHAGYSPEPTTRAVAPPIYQTVAYAFDSAQHGADLFDLKVPGNIYTRINNPTQDVLEQRVAALEGGIAALALASGQAAVTYAIQTIAEAGDNIISSTALYGGTYNLFAHTLPQFGITTRFADHRDPSSFEKLFDDRTKAVFVESLGNPAGNVTDIAAIAEIAHRHGVPLIVDNTVPSPYLSRPIEHGADIVVHSLTKYLGGHGTSIGGAIVDSGKFPWAEHKQRFRRLNEPDVSYHGVVYTEALGPAAYIGRARVVPLRNTGAAISPFNAFLILQGIETLALRMDRISSNALAVAQHLKQSKAVNWVNYAALEDHPDYLLAKKYFGGRSSGVLTFGIGAGREGGAKFLDALKLFTRLVNIGDVRSLATHPASTTHRQLSSEELARAGVTEDTVRLSVGIEHIDDLIADLDQALAAASN, encoded by the coding sequence ATGTCGCAGAACTGGAAATTCGAAACCCTGTCGGTGCACGCCGGCTATTCGCCCGAACCGACCACGCGCGCGGTCGCGCCCCCCATCTACCAGACGGTGGCGTATGCCTTCGACAGCGCGCAGCACGGCGCGGACCTGTTCGACCTGAAGGTGCCGGGCAACATCTACACCCGCATCAACAACCCGACGCAGGACGTGCTGGAGCAGCGCGTGGCGGCGCTCGAAGGCGGCATTGCCGCGCTCGCCCTGGCCTCGGGCCAGGCGGCCGTGACCTACGCGATCCAGACCATCGCGGAGGCGGGCGACAACATCATCAGCAGCACGGCGCTGTATGGCGGTACCTACAACCTGTTCGCCCACACGCTGCCGCAGTTCGGCATCACCACGCGCTTCGCGGACCATCGTGATCCGTCCAGCTTCGAGAAGCTGTTCGACGACAGGACCAAGGCGGTGTTCGTCGAATCGCTGGGCAACCCGGCGGGCAACGTGACCGACATCGCGGCCATTGCCGAGATCGCGCACCGCCACGGCGTGCCGCTGATCGTCGACAACACCGTCCCGTCGCCGTATCTGAGCCGCCCCATCGAGCACGGCGCCGACATCGTGGTGCATTCGCTCACCAAGTACCTGGGCGGCCACGGCACCAGCATCGGCGGTGCCATCGTCGATTCGGGCAAGTTCCCGTGGGCCGAGCACAAGCAACGCTTCAGGCGGCTGAACGAGCCCGACGTGAGTTACCACGGCGTGGTCTACACCGAGGCGCTGGGCCCGGCGGCGTACATCGGCCGTGCGCGCGTGGTGCCGCTGCGCAATACCGGCGCGGCCATCTCGCCGTTCAACGCCTTCCTGATCCTGCAGGGTATCGAGACGCTGGCGCTGCGCATGGACCGGATCAGCAGCAACGCACTTGCGGTGGCGCAACACCTGAAACAGAGCAAGGCCGTGAACTGGGTGAACTACGCGGCGCTCGAAGACCACCCCGACTACCTGTTGGCGAAGAAGTACTTCGGCGGCCGCTCCAGCGGCGTGCTGACCTTCGGCATCGGCGCGGGCCGCGAGGGCGGCGCGAAGTTCCTCGATGCGCTGAAACTCTTCACGCGCCTGGTGAACATCGGCGACGTGCGCTCGCTGGCCACACACCCGGCCTCGACCACGCACCGGCAACTGTCGTCCGAAGAGCTGGCCAGGGCCGGCGTGACGGAAGACACCGTGCGCCTGTCGGTCGGCATCGAGCACATCGACGACCTGATCGCCGACCTCGACCAGGCCCTTGCCGCCGCATCGAACTGA
- a CDS encoding malonic semialdehyde reductase, which produces MTALQSIPEAALDQLFRKARTVHAFKPVPVTDELIHKLYDLVKWGPTAFNAQPARYVFVRSEEGKAKLKPAVSAGNTAQTLAAGVTVIVAHDTRFYEHLPAQFPAYDAKPLFEKSAEAAQATAFRNSSLQGAYLILAARALGLDAGPQSGFNAELVDKAFFPDGRYKANFLVNLGVADHAGTFERGPRLAFEEVAEIV; this is translated from the coding sequence ATGACCGCACTGCAATCCATCCCCGAAGCCGCGCTGGACCAGCTGTTCCGCAAGGCCCGCACCGTGCACGCGTTCAAGCCGGTGCCGGTGACCGACGAGCTGATCCACAAGCTCTACGACCTCGTGAAGTGGGGCCCGACCGCCTTCAACGCCCAGCCGGCGCGCTACGTGTTCGTGCGCAGCGAAGAGGGCAAGGCGAAGCTGAAGCCGGCGGTGTCTGCTGGCAACACCGCGCAGACGCTGGCTGCCGGCGTGACGGTGATCGTGGCGCACGACACGCGCTTCTACGAGCACCTGCCCGCGCAGTTCCCGGCCTACGACGCCAAGCCGCTCTTCGAGAAGAGCGCCGAGGCCGCGCAAGCCACTGCCTTCCGCAACAGCAGCCTGCAGGGCGCCTACCTGATCCTGGCGGCGCGCGCGTTGGGCCTCGACGCGGGGCCGCAGTCGGGCTTCAACGCGGAGCTGGTCGACAAGGCCTTCTTCCCCGATGGCCGCTACAAGGCCAACTTCCTGGTGAACCTCGGCGTGGCCGACCACGCCGGCACCTTCGAGCGCGGCCCCCGGCTGGCGTTCGAAGAGGTGGCCGAGATCGTCTGA
- a CDS encoding TOBE domain-containing protein, translating into MSIQAINVRNQFKGKVREIIRGDVVSEVDVETAWGIVTSVITTRSVDELQLKVGSDVVALVKSTEVSIAKL; encoded by the coding sequence ATGTCCATTCAAGCCATCAACGTACGCAACCAGTTCAAGGGCAAGGTCCGCGAAATCATCCGCGGCGACGTCGTCTCCGAGGTCGATGTCGAGACCGCCTGGGGCATCGTCACTTCGGTCATCACCACGCGCTCGGTCGACGAGCTGCAATTGAAGGTGGGCTCCGACGTGGTCGCGCTCGTGAAGTCGACCGAGGTTTCGATCGCGAAGCTCTGA
- a CDS encoding peptidoglycan recognition protein family protein, with amino-acid sequence MRVEIDEHGMISHARVRHARSTRIERGKRTGAITGIVVHQTDADTSASSLNSYRQPGANGAHFLIDKDGTIYQTAAIYQRTNHVGPLKARCLVMPTCKMSDFPPKVGPAEMHRIEMLKAPADRYPSNMEAVGIEMVGRARLPASVRLLPTELTWPPEKVRAKYAVFDTPTAAQNQSLSWLVRVLQNSMQIAADEVFRHPVVSRKNPTEAQGADWNLSVPAP; translated from the coding sequence ATGCGTGTGGAAATCGATGAGCATGGAATGATCAGTCACGCGCGAGTCAGGCACGCTCGCAGCACCCGGATCGAGAGAGGAAAGAGAACCGGAGCCATCACCGGAATCGTGGTGCACCAGACGGACGCCGATACTTCGGCGTCTTCATTGAACAGCTACAGGCAGCCGGGTGCCAACGGCGCGCACTTTCTCATCGACAAGGATGGGACGATCTATCAGACGGCAGCGATCTATCAGCGGACGAATCATGTGGGGCCGTTGAAGGCGAGGTGCCTGGTGATGCCGACGTGCAAGATGTCCGACTTTCCTCCCAAGGTAGGGCCGGCGGAGATGCATCGCATCGAGATGCTCAAGGCGCCTGCGGACCGGTATCCGAGCAATATGGAGGCTGTCGGGATCGAGATGGTTGGGAGGGCGAGGCTGCCGGCGAGTGTGAGGCTGCTTCCCACAGAGTTGACGTGGCCTCCCGAAAAGGTGCGGGCCAAGTACGCTGTATTCGACACGCCGACTGCTGCTCAAAATCAATCGCTTTCGTGGCTTGTCAGAGTGCTTCAAAATTCGATGCAAATTGCTGCGGATGAAGTCTTTCGTCATCCTGTGGTCAGCAGAAAAAATCCAACTGAGGCACAGGGCGCAGATTGGAATCTCTCGGTACCAGCACCATGA
- a CDS encoding rhodanese-like domain-containing protein, whose amino-acid sequence MPVEVEEELVALPEALEQARAKAAESNWPYAGGVAPPVAWELVRGGQAVLVDVRSGEERKFVGHVPDSLHVAWATGTALTRNPRFVRELEAKLAKDGGKDAVVLLLCRSGKRSALAAEAAAKAGFTRVFNVLEGFEGEIDAQQHRGGSDGWRFHGLPWVQD is encoded by the coding sequence ATGCCAGTGGAAGTTGAAGAAGAACTCGTCGCCTTGCCCGAAGCACTTGAACAGGCGCGCGCCAAGGCCGCCGAAAGCAATTGGCCCTATGCCGGAGGCGTGGCGCCGCCGGTGGCCTGGGAACTGGTCCGCGGTGGCCAGGCGGTGCTGGTCGACGTGCGCTCCGGCGAGGAGCGCAAGTTCGTCGGCCATGTGCCCGACAGCCTGCACGTCGCCTGGGCCACGGGCACGGCGCTCACGCGCAATCCGCGCTTCGTGCGCGAACTGGAAGCCAAGCTGGCAAAGGACGGCGGCAAGGACGCCGTGGTGCTGCTGCTTTGCCGCAGCGGCAAGCGATCGGCGCTGGCAGCCGAAGCAGCGGCCAAGGCGGGCTTCACGCGGGTGTTCAACGTGCTCGAAGGCTTCGAGGGCGAGATCGACGCGCAGCAGCACCGCGGCGGCTCCGACGGCTGGCGCTTCCACGGCCTGCCGTGGGTGCAGGACTGA
- the epsC gene encoding serine O-acetyltransferase EpsC, whose amino-acid sequence MAHFEVSDIVRALHGVRDEWRDSQRRSREPGAREFPSRDALAQIVESLKGALFPMRLGPPDLRHESEDFYVGHTLDAALQALLVQARLELNFNARHEPRPASDIDDSATDAIRRFATALPGLRRLLDSDVLAAYQGDPAARSVDEVLLCYPGVLAMIHHRLAHELYKLGLPLLARIVAELAHGQTGIDIHPGAQIDAGFFIDHGTGVVIGETAVIGKRVRLYQAVTLGAKRFPTDAEGNLQKGLPRHPVVEDDVVIYAGATILGRVTLGKGAVIGGNVWITDDVPAGASVTQASLQNAPKAGGAA is encoded by the coding sequence ATGGCCCATTTCGAAGTGAGCGACATCGTTCGCGCGTTGCACGGCGTGCGCGACGAATGGCGCGATTCGCAGCGCCGCTCGCGCGAGCCAGGCGCACGCGAGTTTCCGTCGCGCGACGCACTGGCGCAGATCGTCGAGTCGCTGAAGGGCGCGCTCTTTCCGATGCGGCTCGGCCCGCCGGACCTGCGCCATGAGAGCGAGGATTTCTACGTCGGCCACACGCTCGACGCCGCCCTGCAGGCGCTGCTGGTGCAGGCGCGGCTGGAGCTGAACTTCAACGCGCGCCACGAGCCGCGTCCCGCCAGCGATATCGACGACTCGGCCACCGACGCCATACGCCGCTTTGCCACCGCCTTGCCGGGCCTGCGCCGCCTGCTCGACAGCGACGTGCTCGCCGCCTACCAGGGCGACCCAGCGGCGCGTAGCGTCGACGAGGTGCTGCTGTGCTATCCGGGCGTGCTGGCGATGATTCACCATCGCCTCGCGCACGAGCTCTACAAGCTCGGGCTGCCGCTGCTGGCGCGCATCGTGGCCGAACTCGCGCACGGGCAGACCGGCATCGACATCCATCCCGGTGCGCAAATCGACGCGGGTTTCTTCATCGACCACGGCACGGGCGTGGTGATCGGCGAGACGGCGGTCATCGGCAAGCGGGTGCGGCTCTACCAGGCGGTCACGCTCGGTGCCAAGCGCTTTCCGACGGACGCCGAAGGCAACCTGCAGAAGGGTCTTCCAAGGCATCCGGTGGTGGAAGACGACGTGGTCATCTACGCGGGCGCAACCATCCTCGGGCGCGTCACGCTCGGCAAGGGCGCCGTCATCGGCGGCAATGTGTGGATCACCGACGACGTGCCGGCGGGCGCGAGCGTCACGCAGGCCAGCCTGCAGAACGCGCCCAAGGCAGGTGGTGCAGCATGA
- a CDS encoding helix-turn-helix domain-containing protein, which translates to MKAFVEDFGVTIRQLREGKGWSQEELAERSDLNRSYVGEIERGRVIPSIVTAQKLATALGINMVGLLMRCEQLEQSRLARRINLAAIAC; encoded by the coding sequence ATGAAAGCATTCGTCGAAGACTTCGGCGTCACCATTCGCCAGTTGCGCGAGGGCAAGGGCTGGTCGCAGGAGGAACTCGCGGAGCGTTCCGATCTGAACCGCTCCTACGTGGGCGAGATCGAACGCGGGCGCGTCATTCCGTCGATCGTCACCGCGCAGAAGCTGGCCACCGCGCTGGGCATCAACATGGTCGGCCTGCTCATGCGCTGCGAGCAGCTGGAGCAGTCGCGCCTTGCGCGAAGGATCAACTTGGCGGCTATAGCCTGTTGA
- a CDS encoding family 2A encapsulin nanocompartment shell protein: MSATVGGTTALGDNAARQLANATKTVPQLETISPRWLTHLLQWVPVEAGIYRVNKVKNPESIKVTCTSREEENQLPRTFVDYEENPREHYLNAVSTVLDVHTRISDLYSSPHDQIKEQLRLTIETIKENQESELINNPDYGLLAQVTEEQRIFPLTGAPTPDDLDELLTKVWKEPAFFLTHPLAIAAFGREATRRGTPPPTVSLFGSQFITWRGIPLIPSNKVPVADGKSKILLLRVGDKRQGVVGLFQPGLSGEQGPGLSVRFMGINNHAIASYLISLYCSLAVLTTDALAVLDDVEIGKYHDYPDTYK; encoded by the coding sequence ATGAGCGCAACAGTTGGTGGTACGACCGCCCTTGGCGACAACGCCGCAAGACAGCTAGCCAATGCCACCAAGACGGTACCTCAGCTCGAGACCATCAGCCCGCGCTGGCTGACGCACCTGCTGCAATGGGTGCCGGTGGAGGCGGGCATCTACCGCGTCAACAAGGTCAAGAACCCCGAGTCGATCAAGGTCACCTGCACCTCGCGCGAAGAAGAAAACCAGCTGCCGCGCACCTTCGTGGACTACGAAGAGAACCCGCGCGAGCACTACCTCAATGCCGTGAGCACCGTGCTCGACGTGCACACCCGCATCTCCGACCTCTACAGCAGTCCGCACGACCAGATCAAGGAGCAGCTGCGCCTGACGATCGAGACGATCAAGGAGAACCAGGAGAGCGAGCTCATCAACAACCCCGACTACGGCCTGCTGGCCCAGGTGACGGAAGAGCAGCGCATCTTCCCGCTGACCGGCGCACCCACGCCCGACGACCTCGACGAACTGCTGACCAAAGTGTGGAAGGAGCCCGCCTTCTTCCTCACGCACCCGCTGGCCATTGCCGCCTTCGGGCGCGAAGCCACGCGCCGCGGTACGCCGCCGCCGACGGTGAGCCTGTTCGGTTCGCAGTTCATCACCTGGCGCGGCATTCCGCTGATTCCGTCGAACAAGGTGCCGGTGGCCGACGGCAAGAGCAAGATCCTGCTGCTGCGCGTGGGCGACAAGCGCCAGGGCGTGGTGGGCCTCTTCCAGCCGGGGCTGTCTGGCGAGCAGGGTCCGGGGCTGTCGGTGCGCTTCATGGGCATCAACAACCATGCGATCGCGTCTTACCTGATCTCTCTGTACTGCTCGCTCGCGGTGTTGACCACCGACGCGCTGGCGGTGCTCGACGACGTCGAGATCGGCAAGTACCACGACTATCCCGACACCTACAAGTAA
- a CDS encoding family 2A encapsulin nanocompartment cargo protein cysteine desulfurase, whose product MASAMFSEVPGAQFPANVAPPGSPLVSPAGFGPSVPGTPIPQGHIPGANLVPASPTQLPSLANRAPALLPHAVAGNGVPDSVLSVAPAFEPRSGGSVLGVPQQVNAPSAPQPAASPFYFVGNSFGHPSAGATQGIAIHDPFAGLEMPQPAAPVSPPSPSMAPAGRDAQFYFVDAVRLPNGFVTPAKPDPRGPDAVPLAGSGQHPPFDVHAVRRDFPILKERVNGKQLVWFDNAATTHKPQSVIDRIAYFYEHENSNIHRAAHELAARATDAYEGARERVRKFINAPEVEEVIFVRGTTEAINLVAKSWGGQHVGEGDEIIVSNLEHHANIVPWQQLAAAKGAKLRVIPVDDSGQVLLDEYRKLLNDRTKIVAVTQVSNALGTVVPVKEIVELAHRAGARALVDGAQSVSHMRVDVQDIGADFFVFSGHKVFGPTGIGVVWGKREVLEDMPPWQGGGNMIADVTFEKTVFQPIPNKFEAGTGNIADAVGLGAAIDYVNKVGIENIARYEHDLLVYGMAQLGAIPGVRLIGTAADKASVMSFVLDGYATEEVGHALNDEGIAVRTGHHCAQPILRRFGVETTVRPSLAFYNTFDEIDRLVAVVRRLAGQRRAG is encoded by the coding sequence ATGGCCAGCGCCATGTTCTCCGAGGTGCCGGGCGCGCAGTTTCCCGCCAACGTCGCGCCGCCGGGCTCGCCGCTGGTGAGCCCCGCGGGCTTCGGGCCGAGCGTGCCGGGCACCCCGATTCCGCAGGGGCATATTCCGGGCGCCAACCTGGTGCCGGCATCGCCCACGCAGTTGCCGTCGCTTGCCAATCGCGCGCCTGCCTTGCTGCCGCATGCGGTGGCGGGCAACGGCGTGCCGGACAGCGTGCTGTCGGTGGCGCCGGCTTTCGAGCCGCGCTCGGGCGGCTCGGTGCTGGGCGTGCCGCAGCAGGTGAATGCGCCTTCGGCACCGCAGCCGGCAGCGTCGCCGTTCTACTTCGTGGGCAACAGCTTCGGGCATCCTTCCGCTGGCGCCACGCAGGGCATTGCAATTCACGATCCGTTCGCTGGCCTTGAAATGCCGCAACCGGCTGCGCCGGTTTCGCCGCCGAGCCCGTCGATGGCGCCCGCCGGTCGCGACGCACAGTTCTATTTCGTCGATGCGGTGCGCCTGCCCAACGGCTTCGTCACGCCGGCCAAGCCCGATCCGCGCGGCCCTGACGCCGTGCCACTGGCGGGCAGCGGCCAGCATCCGCCGTTCGACGTCCATGCCGTGCGGCGAGACTTTCCGATCCTCAAGGAGCGGGTGAACGGCAAGCAGCTCGTGTGGTTCGACAACGCGGCCACCACGCACAAGCCGCAGTCTGTCATCGACCGCATCGCGTATTTCTACGAGCACGAGAACTCGAACATCCATCGTGCCGCCCATGAACTGGCCGCGCGCGCAACCGACGCCTATGAAGGTGCGCGCGAACGCGTTCGCAAGTTCATCAACGCGCCGGAAGTTGAAGAGGTGATCTTCGTGCGCGGCACCACCGAGGCCATCAACCTCGTGGCCAAGAGCTGGGGCGGGCAGCACGTGGGCGAGGGCGACGAGATCATCGTCTCCAACCTCGAACATCACGCCAACATAGTGCCTTGGCAGCAGCTAGCCGCGGCCAAGGGCGCGAAGCTGCGCGTGATTCCGGTGGACGATTCGGGCCAGGTGCTGCTCGACGAATACCGCAAGCTGCTCAACGACCGCACGAAGATCGTGGCCGTCACGCAGGTGTCGAATGCGCTGGGCACGGTGGTGCCTGTGAAGGAGATCGTTGAATTGGCGCACCGCGCGGGTGCCAGGGCGCTGGTCGACGGCGCGCAGTCGGTATCGCACATGCGCGTGGACGTGCAGGACATCGGCGCCGATTTCTTCGTCTTCTCCGGCCACAAGGTGTTCGGTCCGACCGGCATCGGCGTGGTCTGGGGCAAGCGTGAAGTGCTCGAAGACATGCCTCCGTGGCAGGGCGGCGGCAACATGATTGCCGACGTGACCTTCGAGAAAACCGTGTTCCAGCCGATCCCGAACAAGTTCGAGGCCGGCACCGGCAACATCGCCGACGCGGTGGGCCTGGGCGCGGCGATCGACTACGTCAACAAGGTCGGCATCGAGAACATCGCGCGCTATGAGCATGACCTGCTGGTGTACGGCATGGCGCAGCTCGGCGCGATCCCTGGCGTGCGGCTGATCGGCACGGCGGCCGACAAGGCCAGCGTGATGTCCTTCGTGCTCGACGGGTACGCCACCGAGGAAGTGGGCCATGCGCTGAACGACGAAGGAATCGCGGTGCGCACCGGCCACCACTGCGCGCAGCCGATCCTGCGGCGCTTCGGCGTCGAGACCACGGTGCGGCCGTCGCTGGCGTTCTACAACACCTTCGACGAGATCGATCGGCTGGTGGCTGTGGTGCGGCGGCTGGCGGGGCAGCGGCGGGCAGGGTAG
- a CDS encoding alpha/beta hydrolase family protein: MHLLRHLRSFGLAAACLSAALAQAAGFSTLEIPADREGPAMRGAVWTPCAAPAGDIQLGRTTIRGVRDCPLVPGAQLPLIVLSHGYGGSFLGHHDTAQALADAGFVVAAISHSEDNFQIRGSPDDRISALATRTTDIKRLIDHMLRQWPSHDRIASDRIGFYGFSRGGYTGLVLAGARPDFERLPPLPSSPCAKDLQSPACALMRRRFQELLASPLAHDARIKAAVIADPLSMVFDADDLKDVKIPILLWASAYGGDGVTPDSVAAVRRNLPVAPEWRVAEKAEHFGFLAPCPPAQIEAKSEICRDAPGFDRTAFHAAFNAEVTAFFTRHLAPTP, from the coding sequence ATGCATCTCCTTCGCCATCTGCGCTCCTTCGGCCTCGCGGCCGCCTGTCTCTCGGCCGCGCTCGCGCAGGCCGCCGGCTTCAGCACCCTCGAGATACCCGCCGACCGCGAGGGCCCGGCAATGCGCGGCGCCGTGTGGACACCCTGCGCCGCGCCGGCCGGCGACATCCAGCTCGGCCGGACCACGATCCGCGGCGTGCGGGATTGCCCGCTCGTGCCCGGCGCCCAGCTCCCGCTGATCGTGCTGTCGCACGGGTATGGGGGCTCTTTCCTCGGCCACCACGACACCGCCCAGGCGCTGGCCGACGCGGGCTTCGTGGTCGCCGCCATCAGCCATTCGGAAGACAACTTCCAGATTCGCGGCAGCCCGGACGACAGGATCTCGGCCCTGGCGACGAGAACGACCGACATCAAGCGGCTGATCGACCACATGCTCAGGCAATGGCCCTCGCATGACCGGATCGCGTCCGACCGGATCGGCTTCTACGGCTTTTCCAGGGGCGGCTACACGGGCCTCGTGCTCGCCGGCGCACGTCCCGATTTCGAGCGCCTCCCGCCCCTGCCCTCATCGCCCTGCGCCAAAGACCTGCAAAGCCCGGCATGCGCGCTGATGCGCCGGAGATTCCAGGAACTGCTCGCGTCGCCGCTGGCCCACGACGCCCGCATCAAGGCCGCTGTGATCGCCGACCCGCTCAGCATGGTCTTCGACGCCGATGACCTGAAGGACGTGAAGATCCCGATCCTGCTCTGGGCCTCGGCCTACGGCGGCGACGGCGTCACGCCCGACAGCGTGGCGGCGGTCCGCCGCAACCTGCCCGTGGCGCCCGAATGGCGCGTGGCCGAGAAAGCCGAGCACTTCGGCTTCCTTGCGCCGTGCCCGCCAGCGCAGATCGAAGCGAAGTCCGAGATCTGCCGCGATGCGCCCGGCTTCGATCGCACGGCTTTTCATGCGGCCTTCAACGCCGAGGTGACGGCTTTCTTCACCCGCCACCTCGCGCCGACGCCCTGA
- a CDS encoding NAD(P)/FAD-dependent oxidoreductase — protein MSLPQAPLPASSAADESCDVMVVGGGPAGSTIAALLAQQGRKVVLLEKAHHPRFHIGESLLPGNVELFEKLGVRDQVDKIGMPKFGIEFVSPEHEHRSYVEFAEGWDKSLDSAWQVRRSELDELLFRNAATRGAQTIEGCKVRDVAFDADGATVKAEMDDGAKRSWRARFVVDATGRDTLLANKFRCKEKNPDHNSTAVFGHFANAERLEGKKEGNISICWFPHGWFWFIPLADGTTSVGAVCWPYYLKTRDKPLKDFFYDTIALCPALQERLQHATLVDDAVHATGNFSYSSTHATGDRYLMLGDAFTFIDPMFSSGVYLAMHSAFDGAKLVATALDQPAQLAAARRGFEAMMRKGPSEYSWFIYRVTNPTIRDMFMHPGNPFRVKEALMSLLAGDIYNGTPMWNALRMFKVLYYGISIANFRRTWAGWKRHRFNTRDMGMLKGETILKSE, from the coding sequence ATGTCCCTGCCTCAAGCTCCTTTGCCCGCGTCTTCGGCGGCCGACGAATCCTGCGACGTGATGGTCGTCGGCGGTGGCCCCGCCGGATCGACCATTGCCGCGTTGCTGGCCCAGCAGGGCCGCAAGGTGGTGCTGCTCGAGAAGGCGCATCACCCGCGCTTCCACATCGGCGAATCGCTGTTGCCCGGGAATGTCGAGCTGTTCGAGAAGCTCGGCGTGCGCGACCAGGTCGACAAGATCGGCATGCCCAAGTTCGGCATCGAGTTCGTCTCGCCCGAGCACGAGCACCGCAGCTATGTCGAATTTGCCGAGGGCTGGGACAAGTCGCTCGACTCCGCCTGGCAGGTGCGCCGCTCCGAACTCGATGAGCTGCTGTTCCGCAACGCGGCGACGCGCGGTGCGCAGACGATCGAGGGCTGCAAGGTGCGCGACGTGGCCTTCGATGCCGACGGCGCCACCGTCAAGGCCGAGATGGACGACGGCGCGAAGCGCAGCTGGCGCGCCCGCTTCGTGGTCGACGCCACCGGGCGCGACACCCTGCTGGCCAACAAATTCCGCTGCAAGGAGAAGAACCCCGACCACAACAGCACGGCCGTGTTCGGGCACTTCGCCAACGCCGAGCGGCTCGAGGGCAAGAAGGAAGGCAACATCAGCATCTGCTGGTTTCCGCACGGCTGGTTCTGGTTCATTCCGCTGGCCGACGGCACCACCAGCGTGGGCGCGGTCTGCTGGCCGTACTACCTGAAGACACGCGACAAGCCGCTGAAGGACTTCTTCTACGACACCATCGCGCTGTGCCCGGCGCTGCAGGAGCGGCTTCAGCACGCCACGCTGGTCGACGACGCGGTGCATGCCACGGGCAATTTCTCCTACTCCAGCACGCACGCCACCGGCGACCGCTACCTGATGCTGGGAGACGCCTTCACCTTCATCGACCCGATGTTCTCGTCTGGCGTGTACCTGGCCATGCACAGCGCCTTCGACGGCGCCAAGCTGGTGGCGACCGCGCTCGACCAGCCGGCCCAACTGGCGGCGGCGCGCCGGGGCTTCGAGGCCATGATGCGCAAGGGCCCGAGCGAGTATTCGTGGTTCATCTACCGCGTGACCAACCCGACCATCCGAGACATGTTCATGCACCCCGGCAACCCGTTCCGGGTGAAGGAGGCGTTGATGTCGCTGCTGGCCGGCGACATCTACAACGGCACGCCGATGTGGAACGCGCTGCGCATGTTCAAGGTGCTGTACTACGGCATCTCGATTGCCAACTTCCGGCGCACCTGGGCGGGCTGGAAGCGCCACCGCTTCAACACCCGCGACATGGGGATGTTGAAGGGCGAGACCATTCTCAAGTCGGAATAG